The Lycium ferocissimum isolate CSIRO_LF1 unplaced genomic scaffold, AGI_CSIRO_Lferr_CH_V1 ctg285, whole genome shotgun sequence sequence CACGTCCCCGCCTTTGAAATCACTAATAGTGGTACCGAGACTATTACATTATTGGGATCTTATTAGATTAAGGATTGATAGCAGCAATATTCACGTGATACATAATATTTTACACTTCACGCGATACACATACACGTTGAATTGTCTATCTCTTCCCATGACACTTTGTATTTAAACACTTTTTAAgatttgaaataaatttatacaacattttgcTTTACAAATGAATGGATCTTATAAATCCATTACTATTGAGGAGAATAAAAGTTACACGGAACAGAGTATGATATCTTGAGTAGCAAATCTAATACTCATGCTACTCTATCAAATAATAGTAGTAAGTGCAAGCCACACTAATGTAAAATTCTTGAGTCACCGCTATTACTAGTTATATTATATCATCCAGAACATGGCATGCAACCAAGGATTTTCCATAGCTTACATGTCcttctaattattttatttatcttgcGAGCAAAGAATCCATCGAGAACAATGAGTGAATGGGAATTGGGCTTAACTGGAGCAATCTCTGTTGTTATTTCTTGGTTACTTCCATGACTATTACTCTTTCGAAGATAAAAACTTCTGCTTCCAACATCTCCAATCACATCTGTGTTGCTCAAGCctatcaataaaatataaaaagtgggAAAACATCATATATTACATATAGTAACTTGTAAATGATCttattgtgtatatatttttacattattagTAAAATGAGTGCTAAATTGTTAAAGACTTACAGTTTCTTTGAATCAATGCATAATTAGCTAGTATGTCACAATATCTACTGTTGAGAATAAGTTTGTCTTGTTAGTATGTTAATTTTTAACCTGTTGCTTTTGTAGGAGTATTTTGACTTTATAAGATAAGTGAAAATTTATATAAGGCCAAACCATTGGCGGCAAATTTCATTGGTCGTCCAGTTTTTTCACTTGAACACTTCAAGTGActtttgttccatttagacatcTCAGGTGGGCAACTgatgttccatttagacacttttttcGCAATCAGCTAAAATTGCAAAATGGGTGTCATACACTCGCGAGTGACATGGCATGGTGACTAATTAAAATAGGACATGTGGCAATTGGgtgtaaaataataatttaaaaatcaattgcaagaaaaaagaaaagaaaaaaaaattatttttcaccaaaataaataaataaattacttaCTTTTCTAAACCCTCCCCCACCTACCCCACCCCTCCTTCCCCCTTTCTACACCTCTACTGCTGCTgggcaccattttttttttaacggctccatttttatttttttgttttcattagaTTTTGATCCATTTTGGAAGCATATAATTCAAAATTTGGCACTAATCTATAGCcccaattcatttttttttttttttttgcagtccTCCAATTCGGAAATTCAATTTTCGAATTTGAAGCTTTAAGTTACGTTAATAGCGAGttcctcaaatctcaaccaaacaGCACCAAATTTCGACTTCAAACTCCTCTCGACGTTCCGGTTCTTTTGAGATATCACCCACTCAAAATGGAGCCCGTTTGAGGCAACTCGAAAATTCAAATTGGAAGCTTTGAGCTTCAACAATGGCAGCTTCAGCTTTCTTCTTCAATAGAGATATGCTACATTCGGGGAAAAAAATTGCAGTCGGAAAGGTCaggtgttttaaaagaaaaaaaaaatgtgacctCCATGGAAGGAGCTTAGAAGCTCggaaagagaaaataattaagTCAATTAGGTGCGCTAAATATTGTTCTTAAGAGCATTAAGAACTTGTTCATGAAGCATTTAGGAGTTTGGTTGAGAATCAaagttgtttgaatgatttttggAGTGGGTTTGACGAGGAACATATTGCACgttgaaaaaaaattgcaaccgATGGTGGTGTCAATTTGTTAATTTGCGTGGAAGGGTTTGTCAATTTGTTATCAAGTTATGCCGGAAAACTTATCGGTGGTGGTGTTGCGGTGGCAAGTTGATGGTTTATGGTGGaggaagtgttggaatgaaagagaaggaagaagaagacataaaaaataaaataaaaatcgtaAAATTAAGCCCTTCACGCGCCTGTTTTGTGTGAAggtcacacaattttccaactCAGCGAAAAGTGCCTAAATGGAACATCAGTTGCCCATCTgaggtgtctaaatggaacaaaggTCACTTGaggtgttcaagtgaaagaagtggacgatcACAGATGTCTGTCGACGGGTTTGGCCTTTATATAATAGATCCCAACTTGTTGGGACTTAAGTGTAGTTATTATAGCAATAGAATTAAAAATATAATCCTTTCACACATACTTCCgttagaaaggaaaagataaaCCACAAGCTGAAATTTACAAATAGCTAACGCTACTTATTAATTATCAAACTTTTTAACATATAGCATGACATTTACAGGCAGGACAAATTGACAACCACATTATTCAAACATTATCTTTTAACTAATTAGTCAATATCACAAACCAATCCAAATAATGTGATTAATTACTATGTCATCCAGATATAAATTTTCTAAGTTTCATCAGCCTTACATCAAGCACAAGAGAATGACCTTTCAACAAATAAAGGGCTTACACACCAAATTATTTAAACACGACATTAGATACATTCAATATTAGTTCTAaatatcacaaaaaaaaaaaaaaaaacatttatttaaGTTAAAAATGTCAATCTTTAGAGTGATATCACATCAAAGGGTGACAAAAAATATGATCCGCTCGATTTATTCAAGTTTGGATGGGTTATTAACTCAACCATTTTTACCAACTAATTCAGCTCATCTTAAATTTAAGTTGATTTGAGCTAAATATGTAGTCCAAATCGACCCATGAAaatttttatcaaaatattttaaaaaaaatacatcctttattttatatgttatataaagcctaataaagaaaaaaaaagttttattaattttattttgtagttAATAAATACGAGACAAACAAAAAATTAACATTGAGTAATATCTGCGCGGGTTGGGCTATGACCATTCTTGAGCTCATCTTGCACACCTATTTATTAACTCATCCTATTTCGACCAGCTCAAATTCAGCTCAACTTGTTTGACACCCCTTATCACATTGTATCTCCAGAATTAATTTAGCTATATAGTAAAGTTGAGGTTAGGACTTACTTTGAAGACTGAAGTAAGACTGGTACAATTGAAAAGATGAATCGGAATTTTTATCAAGACGAGGAGTGCGGCCTTCTTCACTATACTTGTCCACGACAAGCCTTATAGTTTCATCTACACTGGATCCCAACTTGACCATGGTTCGGACTGGCCCTGGACTTCCTTCAACTGTTACATCAACCACAACTTTTGCATCCTTCTTGTAACCCTGAAACCCAAATTTCTTACCCATATTAGACATAAGAAATGTACTCCAGTAATTAAACACTCTCACTTCCAATCGATAGGTTGAATCCGAGTCAAATGGAGCATATGGTAGCTgtaaattttttagaaaaattgaaTGACTATAGAAGCTAACTAGGCAAAGTAGGATGACTTTTGGAACACAATAAAGTTGAGCAGCTTTGGTGGTCAATTACGTTGAATGACCATTCAAGCATTCAACTCCACAGGTTTTTTTTGTAAGTCGTGTcaatatttagaaaaatgatTAGCCTTAGTTCTATTATAGTTTTGACTTCAAACATAATTATAGGtgaaaggaaagaaattttTGCCACACTATTTTGGCCACAATGGCCCAAATGAAGTAaattcatatgactatttaggtcaaatttaataatttatacttacttaatgtcatttctatcttttcttctcaaagtttatcttaatttaaaattgtaaaataGAGGTTATGGTGATTTTTCCATAAGTGTGgccaaatttgggtcaaattggTGTGATAATTTAGCAACTCTCTTATTTTTTAGCCttttacaaatttattttaGTTCTATGACCTTTTTACAAGAGATCTTAATTTTTTACACCTGAGagatctacaaaaaaaaaaaaaaaaaaaaaaaaaaaaaaaaaacatcagagataaaaaaagatcattttcttctaatttCCTCTATCTATGATTGTAAAATATCTCCACTATTGAACTGCAGACTTTCATATTTCTCATTCCTAATAATAAGTACTTTGAAAATGCAACCCAAATAAAAATTAGTAggataattattaattaagaaaatgttttattAAAGAGATTACTTCTAAATTAGCATTTTATCATATCGACTCAAAACTCAAATAGGATGAACATAAACATATTATATGTAGCTAGCGAACACGTAAATATCTCAAATAATGGAATTTCAACGAACAGCAAACAAACAGTCCTTTGAAATAACTAGCAAATAAAATGCCTTTACCAAAATTTCGAAATCAAGCGTCAGACTAACACACCaccaaacccccccccccaccccaccccaaccATAATTTTTGATAACTATTGCTGCCGCTGAAGCAACCATTGGACTGGCTATTGTTTCAATAATCTACCGCAACAGAAAATCAACTCGTATCAATCAATCAAATTTGTTGAATAATTAGTACTACTGTATTAATGATCTAGATTctaatattgatcaaaaaattacCTGAAAACTCTGTGGTGATCCAGAAATCAGATAATCAGGAGACACGAATATATCCGAACAAGTTTGTGGCCTGAAAAGAATTTCCAACGAGGGCGTTGTCACATCCCTTCGATCATCATCTTCGTCAACTAAtccaattttcaaaatacaaggTTCTGATTTACATCTCTCTAGATTCTTATTACTATCCTTACGCTGCTTCGACAACCGGCGATTCACTGGCACAGGCCTATACCTCCTATGACCAGACAACGATGGTTTTAGTACTCTGCTCCTAGTTCTCCGGGTTACCGGAAATCTAGACCGGATATTGTTTTCAGACATATATATACTTGATTTAATTAACTGGTATTTAGAGTGTACTTTAATTAATTGTGCAGTGTGCGTATATATAAGTGTATGGAAATTAAATTTAGGTTAAGTGAATGAATAGAATCAAAAGTGAAAGGTATGGAAAATGCCAAAAAGGGAAGTTGCGTTGGAAATAGAGGTAGTTGCCTAGGATTTTAAGGTGGTTACTATTTAACCACCGAATGGTCGTACGGaatatttatttcaaattgtttttttatgcatatatgaataTTAAAAGCGTTgtaataaaatatgaatattaaataattaagaCCTTTAGCTttttcaacatccatattcataAATTTTTACTTTACTGAAAACTAATTAAACATAAAAGTCAATAAATTACTATTTAATGTTTAACactatattaataaaacatttaaaagaaaaaaaaaatctagatgAGGATATATGACGGTGATTGTTTGTGGTAATTGACAATACATGACGATGGGTCGGTGGCTAATGGTGGTGGAAAAGACAATAGCCAatcaaaatttgtttcttcatcgCGGCATATAGTCtcctttatcttttttttttccagaacaAAATCATACTTGTTTCTTcatgtaaaaattaaaaaggaaataatagTATTATTAATAATTGTTCCTAGTCTCTACTATATATAAAGCACGAAGGAtcttagaaatgttgattgaactttttgccccTCATTAAAAGATTCTACAATAgataaaattgtcatttaccattaattttatttttgtacagATTGTTAACAATGAATAACGAAAGTATTCAAGCCAACTGATGATAGTCTGTATGGGATGCAGAAGACTGGATTACTATGATGGAGCATAAAAGATCAATGACGAACACAATTACATTGCTTAAGTTCGTATAGGTAAAtttgttacttttatttttctttaacttAAATATATTCCGTAAGCATAATATAATATTGGTCCATATCCTATTTTCTTGATGTTgtgtgttttaaaaaaatatgacacTTTCTTTATTTGTGAAATTCCAAATTATAGAGAAAATTTGTTTTGTATTATTTACCGTGAAACCAACAATTTTTTATTGTCCCAACTTATTATG is a genomic window containing:
- the LOC132043789 gene encoding uncharacterized protein At4g22758-like — its product is MSENNIRSRFPVTRRTRSRVLKPSLSGHRRYRPVPVNRRLSKQRKDSNKNLERCKSEPCILKIGLVDEDDDRRDVTTPSLEILFRPQTCSDIFVSPDYLISGSPQSFQGYKKDAKVVVDVTVEGSPGPVRTMVKLGSSVDETIRLVVDKYSEEGRTPRLDKNSDSSFQLYQSYFSLQSLSNTDVIGDVGSRSFYLRKSNSHGSNQEITTEIAPVKPNSHSLIVLDGFFARKINKIIRRTCKLWKILGCMPCSG